A genomic window from Gossypium hirsutum isolate 1008001.06 chromosome D12, Gossypium_hirsutum_v2.1, whole genome shotgun sequence includes:
- the LOC107947414 gene encoding agamous-like MADS-box protein AGL61, protein MTSKATRGRQEVEMKKLQKESSRQVTFSKRRNGLFKKASEICLPCGANIGIIVFSPKGKPFIFGHPNIETILDRFFSGSLAMDDYENGSATTETGLCFQELYDECEEALEKLKEEKKKRIEHTKEAMKNKGEFWWDEAIDDNMGLEELEAYLKAIEELRNNVARKANESMMCDVVADSGGYFDFGIAADAFNFDHCPSHDFGAAGQL, encoded by the coding sequence ATGACCTCCAAAGCCACAAGAGGCCGCCAAGAAGTTGAGATGAAGAAACTACAAAAGGAAAGTAGTCGCCAAGTGACTTTTTCCAAGCGTAGGAATGGACTTTTCAAGAAAGCTAGTGAAATTTGCCTACCATGTGGTGCAAACATAGGCATCATCGTCTTCTCTCCCAAAGGGAAACCTTTCATCTTTGGCCACCCTAATATCGAAACCATATTGGATCGTTTTTTTAGTGGAAGCCTTGCTATGGATGATTACGAGAACGGTTCGGCCACGACTGAGACCGGTCTATGTTTCCAAGAGTTGTACGATGAATGCGAGGAGGCATTGGAGAAGctgaaagaagagaagaagaagcgAATTGAACATACAAAAGAAGCGATGAAAAACAAGGGAGAGTTTTGGTGGGATGAAGCCATTGATGATAATATGGGGTTAGAGGAACTTGAGGCTTACCTTAAAGCCATTGAGGAGTTGAGGAATAATGTGGCTAGGAAGGCTAATGAATCGATGATGTGCGATGTGGTGGCTGATTCCGGTGGTTACTTTGATTTTGGTATTGCTGCGGATGCTTTTAATTTTGATCATTGTCCAAGCCATGACTTTGGAGCTGCTGGGCAGCTTTGA
- the LOC107945123 gene encoding cold-regulated 413 plasma membrane protein 1, producing the protein MVGKKSYLAMRSEREATDLIASDFQDLIFATKKLANHAIKLGSWGFGTTLLEWIASFAAIYLLILDRTNWKTNILTALLIPYIFLSLPSFLFNILRGEVGKWIAFIAVVLRLFFPTRFPDWLELPGALILLIVVAPSLFSSTIRNDWIGVVICLGIACYLLQEHIRASGGFRNSFTKANGISNTIGIIILLVYPAWALVTDIL; encoded by the exons ATGGTGGGAAAGAAGAGTTATTTGGCAATGAGGAGTGAGCGAGAAGCAACTGATCTCATCGCATCTGACTTCCAAGATCTAATCTTTGCTACTAAGAAGCTTGCTAACCATGCTATCAAATTGGGTTCTTGGGGATTTGGGACCACCCTTCTTGAATGGATCGCTTCCTTCGCTGCAAT TTATCTATTGATATTGGACCGTACAAACTGGAAAACCAATATTCTTACAGCACTGTTAATCCCATACATCTTCTTGAGCCTGCCTTCCTTCCTGTTCAACATCTTGAG GGGAGAAGTTGGGAAATGGATTGCTTTTATTGCAGTCGTTTTGCGCTTGTTCTTCCCTACACGTTTCCCAG ATTGGCTGGAACTTCCTGGAGCATTGATACTTCTAATAGTGGTGGCACCGAGCTTATTTTCAAGCACAATAAGGAACGACTGGATTGGTGTGGTGATATGCCTAGGCATAGCTTGTTATCTACTTCAGGAGCACATCAGAGCATCGGGTGGGTTTCGAAATTCATTCACCAAAGCCAATGGAATATCCAACACAATTGGCATAATTATTCTGTTGGTTTACCCTGCTTGGGCTTTGGTCACTGACATCCTCTAG
- the LOC107940683 gene encoding uncharacterized LOC107940683 (The RefSeq protein has 1 frameshift compared to this genomic sequence) gives MKYNEISHFSHPQHILKFEYTEVPFKCDGCKEVGIGSRYRCSFCDFDLHMHCTVPSLSISHPFYTKCSFQFLSRPPGDTPRYCNACEKDVTGFVYHCKTCGFDLHPCCAKLPMVLDDGEVKLYLYRKVRSPCHRCGRKGRSWSYQSACKKYNLHVACVREMLVENWHELYFGGGKGSRKLQSQIPSLKNTLQTPHKRSKGKVKKCCEMAALALQFIISAVLGDPTALIAGVIGTLMSRA, from the exons atGAAATACAATGAGATTTCCCATTTCAGCCACCCCCAACACATTCTAAAATTTGAGTACACTGAAGTTCCATTCAAATGTGATGGGTGCAAAGAAGTTGGCATAGGCTCACGTTATCGTTGTTCCTTCTGCGATTTCGATCTCCACATGCACTGTACCGTACCATCCCTTTCGATTTCTCACCCTTTCTACACAAAATGTTCCTTTCAGTTCCTCTCAAGGCCCCCTGGTGACAC TCGTTACTGCAATGCCTGCGAAAAGGACGTTACTGGCTTCGTTTATCACTGCAAAACGTGTGGATTCGATCTACATCCATGTTGTGCAAAGCTACCAATGGTGTTAGATGATGGAGAAGTGAAACTATATCTGTATAGGAAGGTAAGATCACCATGTCATAGATGTGGTCGAAAAGGGAGGAGTTGGAGTTACCAGTCAGCTTGCAAAAAGTATAACTTGCATGTGGCGTGTGTTAGAGAAATGTTAGTGGAGAATTGGCATGAATTATACTTCGGAGGTGGTAAAGGTTCCAGGAAATTGCAGAGCCAAATTCCGAGCTTGAAGAACACACTTCAAACCCCTCATAAAAGGAGTAAAGGTAAGGTTAAGAAATGTTGTGAAATGGCTGCTTTGGCTTTGCAATTCATAATCTCAGCTGTACTTGGTGATCCAACCGCTCTTATTGCTGGGGTTATTGGAACTTTGATGTCTAGAGCCTGA
- the LOC107947415 gene encoding uncharacterized protein, with protein sequence MGICHSTSSVLTAKLILQDGSLQEFSNPVRVSHVLQRNPNCSVCSSDDMDFDTTLCAIDADDQLQPGELYFVLPLRLLNSPLRTQEMGALAVKATQALNLGHATGIANNLCGCGINKKMDPPLLLNNNLQKSSVLVTHGGGGGGEGFRVRRKTRTAKSSFNSKLTVILEEQFD encoded by the coding sequence ATGGGCATATGCCACTCAACTTCATCAGTTTTAACAGCAAAGCTAATCCTCCAAGACGGTAGCCTTCAAGAATTCTCAAACCCGGTTAGGGTTTCACATGTATTACAGAGAAACCCTAACTGTTCCGTGTGCAGTTCAGATGATATGGACTTCGATACCACCCTTTGCGCCATTGACGCCGATGATCAGCTTCAACCAGGTGAGCTCTACTTTGTTTTGCCTTTGCGTTTGTTAAATAGCCCTCTTCGAACCCAGGAGATGGGAGCCTTGGCTGTCAAGGCAACTCAAGCTCTTAACCTAGGTCACGCTACTGGTATTGCAAACAACTTGTGCGGGTGTGGGATTAATAAAAAGATGGATCCTCCCTTGCTTCTTAACAACAACCTCCAAAAGTCTAGTGTCTTGGTGACCCACGGCGGTGGAGGTGGAGGTGAAGGTTTCCGAGTGAGAAGGAAAACAAGAACTGCAAAGAGTAGTTTTAACTCAAAGTTGACTGTTATTCTGGAAGAGCAATTTGATTGA